A region of Macaca thibetana thibetana isolate TM-01 chromosome 20, ASM2454274v1, whole genome shotgun sequence DNA encodes the following proteins:
- the TUFM gene encoding elongation factor Tu, mitochondrial translates to MTTMAAATLLRATPHFSGLATGRTFLLQGLLRPLKTPALPLLCRGLAVEAKKTYVRDKPHVNVGTIGHVDHGKTTLTAAITKILAEGGGAKFKKYEEIDNAPEERARGITINAAHVEYSTAARHYAHTDCPGHADYVKNMITGTAPLDGCILVVAANDGPMPQTREHLLLARQIGVEHVVVYVNKADAVQDSEMVELVELEIRELLTEFGYKGEETPVIVGSALCALEGRDPELGLKSVQKLLDAVDTYIPVPTRDLEKPFLLPVEGVFSVPGRGTVVTGTLERGILKKGDECELLGHSKNIRTVVTGIEMFHKNLERAEAGDNLGALVRGLKREDLRRGLVMVKPGSIKPHQKVEAQVYILSKEEGGRHKPFVSHFMPIMFSLTWDMACRVILPPEKELAMPGEDLKFNLILRQPMILEKGQRFTLRDGNRTIGTGLVTDTLAMTEEEKNIKWG, encoded by the exons ATGACCACAATGGCGGCAGCCACCCTGCTGCGCGCGACGCCCCACTTCAGCG GTCTCGCCACCGGCCGGACCTTCCTGCTGCAGGGTCTGTTGCGGCCGCTGAAGACTCCGGCATTGCCTCTCTTGTGCCGCGGCCTGGCCGTGGAGGCCAAGAAGACTTACGTGCGCGACAAGCCACATGTGAATGTGGGTACCATCGGCCATGTGGACCACGGCAAGACCACGCTGACTGCAGCCATCACGAAGA TTCTAGCCGAGGGAGGTGGGGCTAAATTCAAGAAGTATGAGGAGATTGACAATGCCCCGGAGGAGCGAGCTCGGGGTATCACCATCAATGCGGCCCATGTGGAGTATAGCACTgccgcccgccactacgcccacaCAGACTGCCCGGGTCATGCAGATTATGTTAAG aatATGATCACAGGCACTGCACCCCTCGACGGCTGCATCCTGGTTGTAGCAGCCAATGATGGCCCCATGCCCCAGACCCGAGAGCACTTATTACTGGCCAGACAG ATTGGGGTGGAGCATGTGGTGGTGTATGTGAACAAGGCTGACGCTGTCCAGGACTCTGAGATGGTGGAGCTGGTGGAGCTGGAGATCCGGGAGCTGCTCACCGAGTTTGGCTATAAAGGGGAGGAGACTCCAGTCATCGTAGGCTCTGCTCTCTGTGCCCTTGAG GGTCGGGACCCTGAATTAGGCCTGAAGTCTGTGCAGAAGCTACTGGATGCTGTGGACACTTACATCCCAGTGCCCACCCGGGACCTGGAGAAGCCTTTCCTGCTGCCTGTAGAGGGGGTGTTCTCCGTCCCTG GCCGTGGCACTGTGGTGACAGGTACGCTAGAGCGTGGCATTTTAAAGAAGGGAGACGAGTGTGAGCTCCTAGGACACAGCAAGAACATCCGCACTGTGGTGACAG GCATTGAGATGTTCCACAAGAACCTGGAGAGGGCCGAGGCCGGAGATAACCTCGGGGCCCTGGTTCGAGGCTTGAAGCGGGAGGACTTGCGGCGGGGCCTGGTCATGGTCAAGCCGGGTTCCATCAAGCCCCACCAGAAGGTGGAGGCCCAG GTTTACATCCTCAGCAAGGAGGAAGGTGGCCGCCACAAGCCCTTTGTGTCCCACTTCATGCCTATCATGTTCTCCCTGACTTGGGACATGGCCTGTCGGGTTATCCTGCCCCCAGAGAAG GAGCTTGCCATGCCCGGGGAGGACCTGAAGTTCAACCTAATCTTGCGGCAGCCAATGATCTTGGAGAAAGGCCAGCGTTTCACCCTGCGAGATGGCAACCGGACTATCGGCACCGGTCTAGTCACCGACACGCTGGCCATGACTGAGGAGGAGAAGAACATCAAGTGGGGTTGA